Part of the Tolypothrix sp. PCC 7910 genome, GATGGTCACAGGTCAAACTATCCGGCTGCGAAACCAAGGTATTAGTGGCGGAGATTTATACTTAAAAATTACCGTCGAACCACATCCTTTGTTTAAGCTAGATGGTTCTAATATTTTCTGCCAAGTTCCAGTAACTCCCAGTGAAGCCGTTTTGGGCGGACAGGTAGAAGCACCAACATTGGATGGCCCCGTGAAAATGACCATTCCCTCTGGAGTTAGGTCTGGTCAAAGATTCCGTTTAGCAAACAAAGGCTACCCCAACGACAGCGGTAAACGTGGCGATCAATTAGTCGAAATTCAAATACTGACTCCTAAAACTATTAGTGCTGAAGAACGGGAACTCTATGAGAAATTGCGGGAAATTGAAACTTTTAAACCCCGTGCAGACTTAATAGATTAGGCATGAGGCTTGATCAACAGAACAAAAATTAGGGAAATGAAAGATTTTCTCTTAATTATTAGTGGAATTTTTCCACCAGAATTAATTGTAAGATTTACAAATCAAAAGCTTGATAAACTATTTTTTTGGCAAGATATAGCAATCCCAAATCATTTTTGAAACAATAAAAATGATAAATTAATAATGAATGAAAAAATTAGATAAAAAACACAATTTAAATAGGGTTGCTATTGCATGGATTTAAACTATATCAAGGGAAAATTTTCACCTATTATTAAAGTAATATCTATAGTTCTCATATCCAGCGCCATTGGGTTAGAACTGTGGAATCTTTATGCAATTACCCATAATATTCTAGTACCTAGTAGCCTCAATCCAATTTTTTGGTTTGAGCGTTTTGCTGTATCCTGCCATTTAGTTGAAGCAATTATTGCAGGTTTCTATGCACCTTCCAGAAAGCAGCTGCCCATAAAATACGCTACTTATACTTTTTTTGTGGGTACAGTTGGTTTACTGGAATTATTTGCTCGCTCGAAGGAGTAGCTGTAATTATTAATTTTGGAAATTAATTTAGGATGCGTTACTAACGCATCCTACTGTTTTACGTAAATATTATGCGTTGTTTAGGTTCAGGAATTGTACGACCTAATTTTTTAGCAGTTTCAACCCATTCTTTCATAATAATTTCTGTATTTTTTAGTGCTTCTTGATAAGTTTGTCCATCAGCAGCACATCCCGGTAATTCTGGAACTTCAGCAATAAATGCTTGGTCTTCTTTACTCCAGTAGAGAATTATTTCATAACGAAGGTTCATTTTTAGTTCCTAACTGGTATTTCAGAATTACTGCACGGACTAATTTAATTTGGTAGGCTTTGGCTTTGCCATTATGGTGTTGTAAGTTTAATATTTCTTCAACACCTTGTTTAGTAAAGATGTAATGTCCGCCACGAATATGTTCATCAAAGCCTAGTCTAGTTAAAAGTTGCCATAGTTGGGCAAAAGGGATTGCTGTATCAGATATCCCCGATAGGATTTTCGCTAAAAGTGGATCTGGTTGACTCACGAGTTTGAGATGATTTGACTGTATTCTATAGTGTCATATTTATAGAATACTGTCCTTATATAAGTGCGATCGCTTGCTTTGGCAATTGGAAAATCACTGATCATTGCTATCTGCATTATCCTACCCCAGTTTTGTCTTCAGCTAAAAATTACTCTTGAAGTTCGGATATGAACGCTGGAAACCCTTTTAGAGTAAGGAACAGCAGTTTTGCGATCGCCTTAACGGAATTTAGATCCCCGAATTTTTCAAAAAGTCGGGGATCTGGGAAGCAACGGTTGAACCTAGGTGAGATTTTTTAATGTCTCTTAATCAGAAGAACTTCCGTCTCGCCTTCCTAGTTCATAAATACCAGAAGAAATACAAGCAAGTATTCCTGTACTGATTCCCCAACTACGACCTAAACTGATTTCAACACCCCAGTAAACTAAAGCGCCTACTATCAAAAAAGGCACAATACTAAACAAAGAAGCGTAGAAAGCGTTTTGAGATTCTCTGGCTTGACGAGTTTTTTCAAATTCTGATTGACTGGTGTAGAGCGATCGCTCAGCAAAGTTAAACCAACGATTTAGCTGCACAATTACCCATTCACTAACTCGTGAAAAAGCTAAATATAGTGCCAAAGACCACAAACTCGCTCCAGCGATCGCAATTTTATCCAATTCAAACTGGAAAGGCAAAAGTTCTGTCAGCATAGCTTGTCGGAGTGTCGCAAATGCCTAATTTTAGCGTTAAAGCTGGGATCGATGCTCAA contains:
- a CDS encoding type II toxin-antitoxin system HicB family antitoxin, with amino-acid sequence MNLRYEIILYWSKEDQAFIAEVPELPGCAADGQTYQEALKNTEIIMKEWVETAKKLGRTIPEPKQRIIFT
- a CDS encoding toxin HicA; amino-acid sequence: MSQPDPLLAKILSGISDTAIPFAQLWQLLTRLGFDEHIRGGHYIFTKQGVEEILNLQHHNGKAKAYQIKLVRAVILKYQLGTKNEPSL